In Deltaproteobacteria bacterium, the sequence CAGCAGGAAGAGGGCCGGAATCACCAAAACCAGGGAGAAAAGGGGATTCCAGCCGTAGAGTTCCAGCAGCCAATAGGTGATATAGGCGCCCACCAGAGCCAGCACGGGATGGGCCAGGTTGACCACCCGTGCTATTCCCAGGATGAGGCTGAAACCCACAGCCAGCACCGCAAAGGTGCCCCCGAGGAGGAGTCCGCTGACGATGCTTTGAATGAATTGATTTAAGGAAAGTCCTTCCACTAGGTCTTACCTATCTCCCTTGGCTACGTCTTTTCGCCTCTTCAAGGCTACTTTCCCCAGGCCGGTTTCGGATAGACGGCCTTTGACTTTCCGCTGCTGGGATAAACCACCTGGGTCTGACCGTTCAAGACCTGCACCACATAAGAATAAGGCGCTGGCAAGCCTCTCTCGTCAAATTTGAATTTCCCGGAGAGGATGCTGATCTCGTGGGTCCTCAGATAGTCCCGGATGGCATCCTGTTTCAGGCTTTTGGCGCCTTCCACCCCCCGCTGGAGCGTTTCAGGCCAACTGTATCCGAAGAGGAAATATTCCGGGGCATCGGGCTCGCCCCACTTCTCTTTCACCAGCTTGTTCAGTTCGACGATTCCCGGATACGGGAGGGTGTTAGTGATGATGACCCCCTGATAGACATAGTTGGCGTCCGGGCCGAGCAGCTTGGTCCAGGCCGGAGAAGTGGCGGCAATCGACTGCTGGAAGAATTTGGGATTGTAGCCCAGGGCTTTGGCCGAGCGTACCGTTAAGATGGCATCCGGAAAGAACTGGGTGCAATAGAGCAGTTCGGCATTCCGCTCCTTCGCCTTGGTGATCAGGGCATCGGCACTCGACAATGGCGGGTCGTAGAACTCGTCCACGACGATTTTCATGCCCAGCTTTTCCGCCCATTTGCGATCCACCGCCTGACCGGCCCGGCCGATAGGGTTGTTCAGCTTTATGTAGGCCACGGATTTCGGTCTATCGGCCACCGGCAGGCTTTCCAGAAACCGGTAAAAGGCCTCTCCCAGCCATTCCCCCATCATAGGCGTGGCGCTGAAGGAATATTTGAAGCCCTGGCTGAAAGAAGCCATATGGCCGCCCATGGAGACGTAGACCATGCCATACCGTTCCGCCACCGGCATCTGGGCAGCCACGGAAGCCCCGCCATAACCGCCGAGGAGCAGGTCCACCTTATCCACGGTGATGACCTTTTCGAGCAGTTGGACCGCCTTGTCGGGTTTCCCCTCATCATCGTAAATGATCAGTTCCACCGGCCGGCCCAAAAGCCCTCCCGATTTGTTCACTCTTTCTGCCCAGTACTCGTAACCCCGTTTTACCCACTTGGCGTTGTCCGCCAGAGGACCCGTTATCGACATAGAGCCCCCTAACCGGATCGGCTTTCCTTTGGGTTGTGCTGCGGCAGGGAAAGACAACCCGGCCAGCATTAAAAAGCAAATACAAATGCTCATCAATCCTGCAATAAGTCTCCTCTTTTTCATCCGCGCCCTCCTGAATTTTTTAATAAAACTTTATCTTGACAATTTCAGTTTAAAACTCGAAAATATTAAATGGAGACGATTATAATTTCCATACCTGAAAACAGGGATTTTTTATAAGGAGGTTATACCCCTGATCAGCAGAGATCTCAGCACCCTGAACCACGAAGATTTCCAGGATATCGTTGACGTTATCCAGGCAGCCCATTACCGGGTAAGGCTGCCGGAGATGCGCGCCAAGATGGTCCGCTCCCTTCGACGGGTCTTCCGTGCCGAGGGGGTTGTTTTCTTCCTGGGCGACAGGGAGTTCAAAACGATTGACAATGCCGACCTGGTCGGGGCGGGTATGAACCTCCATTACCTGGATCGGTGGGTCCGCTGTTACAGCCGGTCTGACCCGTTTCAGCAGGAAGCCCATTTCCGGAGTACGGTCTGCAAGGTTGATGATATCCTGCCCTACAAACGCTGGGTGAACCTACCGATTTATAACGAATTTTATCGACCCCAGAACATCCACTATAAACTCTCCATTTCTCTGCGCTCCAACGCCAGGGTCCTGGGATTGATCGGGTTGTTTCGGCCAAAGGATCAGGCCGACTTTTCCCGCCGGGATGTGGCCAAGGCCCGTATTCTGGCCCCTCATCTGACTACCGCCCTGGAGAACAGTATCCAATTCACGGAAATGGATGAGTCGAAAAAATGGTTTGGGGGGTGGGGGGATAAACTGCCATCCTTCGGGATTATCATTCTGAATTATGACCTGCGGCCGGTTTATTGGAATTCCAGCGCCGATGCCTTTTGCGGAATGCTTTGCCCGGAACAGGCGCCTCATCCCGACGCAATAAACCTGGGAGGCGTCTCTATCCCCCCCGAAATCGTACGGGATTGCTTGTCCCTTAAAGGGCTTTTCCAAAACGGCCTTGAATCGGCTGCGCTGCGCCGTCAGAGGATTATGGAGTCCGGACCCAACAGAAAATTTCAGATCAATGCTTCCCTGGTCGAGCACGCCCTCGGGGAACGGTCCGCTCTTAGATTTGTAATCTACATGCTGGACTTTTCAGAAACCGGCCCAGGCCGGGAAGAGGTATTAAAAGAAAAATATCAGCTCACCAGAAGGGAAATCGCCATAGCCCACTGCGTCAGCCAGGGCCTGACCAACGATGAAATCGGCGAGCGGCTTTATATCAGCCGGTTTACTGTGGAGACCCATTTAAAGAACATTTTCGACAAAACCAAAGTGAAAAACAGAACCAGCCTGGCCGGCCTGTTGCAATCCGTTTGAAAAAAAACAGTGGTTCAGGCGAAAGCAGAGCCCTGCAAACCGATGAGAAGGTAAAACGATCCTATCTGGGATGTGTTCCGGAGAAGCTCTTTGGTCACCGGGGTTTCGCTGGCCGGCAGGACCTTAGCACCGCATCATGACCCGCCGTTCAGAAGCTGTCCGTTATTTGTACACGCCGTATTCCCTGGTGAAATCGATCATGGCGTGCACCGTCTCTGCCTTGCCTTCATCCATGACCGTGCCGAAGGCCATGATATAGCCGCCGCCTCTACCGGCAACATCGATAAGTTCCTGGCAATACGCTTTCACCTGATCGGAGGTGCCGGTTAGTATCATGCCTGAAGGAACGTTTCCGCCGATACAGAGCCTGTCCCCGATGGTTTCCTTGACGGTTGCCATGTCTGTCCGGTCGAATATCCAGAAACAGGAGCCCTTGGGCAGTTCTTTCAGATAGTTGAGCCGCTTGCCGTATGATCCTTCGGCGAATAAGTAAGGCACACACCCCTCGGAGGCCAGTCCGAGAATGAGCGCCTTGAGGGAAGGCCAGTAGAACTTGGCGAACTGGGCATCGGACATGAACCCGTCAGCCCCTTTATGCAGGGGGATAAATATCACGGGATTTCCGCTCGCAGAGGCCGCGTTCACACCCTGTTTGATTGCCAGCGGGGTCAGCTTCTCAACGGCTTTTAATACCCTGTCGGGTTTTCTATACATGTCGAGCATCATTCCCCGCGTGCCCCTCAAGGTATCGGCAACAAGATCGAAGGGTGCTTTCGTGGCTCCGCCCATGCAAGACGGGAAGCCCATGGCTTTAGCTTCTGCTTCGAAAGCCGATACCTTTTGTATCCAGGTCATTGCTTCATCCCCGGCTTCCATCAGCGCTTTCAGTGCCTGCTGGACCGGCGGAGTGCCAAAGGGAATCATGTGTATCGAAACCCCTATTATCTCCCACAGATCGGTAAAGGAAGGGATATTTTTCAGGGGTTCCAAGGCCCCTAAGGCGCGTGGTATCAGCGTTCTGGCCCAGAAATTCGATGGGTCGTCTATCAGGGTTTCATAGTCTTCGACGCGCATGTATTCGCCTTCAGCGTATTGATAACCTGAGGTTTCGGGAACACCATGACCGGGCCATTTATACTGTTTGTAATCAAGGATTTCGAGAATCCTGCCCGACCCGATGGCCACAGGGCTCGCCAGGTAGTCCGGTTGGTAATCTATCAGAAACCGTTTATTGGCCGAGATTAATTTGTCCGTATCGTACATGGCTTCGTAGGGTGTTACCCCATATAGATGGGCCGGCATGAAGGTGCCGAACACATGCACGGGCACGCGGTCCGGGGTCTTTTCCATCTGAACCACATCAATGAACCTCTTTACTGCCGCCTTGTATTGGGTTTCAGCTTCAGGGCTTTGAAACCTGACATCTTCTGCCGAAAGCCATGTCTGAAATCTGCTTTCCCGCTTTTCGGCCGCCGACATCTCTGCCCACGTCTTTCCCATGTTGCTACCTCCCGTTGGATTATGGCGCACTGAAACGGCAGGCGCCATCCTCGCCTAATTTACTTTACAGCTATTTGCAGGGGATTAGAGGGAAGGGGCGGACCAAAGCCCCTTCCCGATTGGTTTACAATTTTTTGTCCATAACGGCCCGGGCGATATACTCGAAATCGGTTACGGAAATCGTTCCTTTGATGATATTGGACTCCTCTTTGACGATCTGGAGCATCTGTTTCATCTCTTCTTCACTGGCCTCCAGCCCCAAACGGTTCAGAACGAACCGGATGTTGGCCATGCCGCTGCCCTTGCCCAGACCGTATTCAAAGTCCGTCTTTCCGATGACCTTGGGGGCGAAGGCCGCTCCCATCCACAGGCCGGCCTGAAAGGCCTTCTGTTCAGCATGGACGGCCGTGCCGATGATCTTCATATAATAAAAATCCCCGGTCACCGGTTTGGTCCCGGCCGGCCGGTAGCGGCTGATCTTTTCCGCTAATTTGGAGATCCGGGTCACCTTGGTGAGATCGATACCGGTCTTGATGCCGAAGAGGATTTCCAGCGTGGCGGCGATCTCGTCAATAGCGATGTTGCCCTCCCGTTCCCCCATGCCGCACAGGGCGGTGTGGACACAACTGGCGCCGTTCATGATGGCCTCCAGGGCGTTTGCCACCCCCAGTCCGAAGCCGTTATGATTATGGATTTCGAAGTTGGTCTCCGGAAAGAATTCCTTGAGCTTCTTAAAGGTATAGGCCGTTCCATAGGGGGTCATTACCCCAAAGGTATCGACAAAGACGATGGCATCGATCTTGACCCTGTCGAGGAGGTCGGCATACAGCTTTCTGAGGTAGTGGATCGGGGTCCTCGAAGCATCCCATCCCATGAAATAGGCCTTCATCCCGTTGGCATTGGCGATCCTGAAGGCCTCGCTGAGACGCTCCACCGTCTGGCTATGGTCCAGGCCATAGACGTGTTTACATACATAGGGGTTGACGCAATGCTCGATAAGGACCGACCGGGTCCCTAATTCCTCGGCCAGTTTCAGGTCGTCTTTGTGGGCCCTCAGGAAGGCAATAATCTCGGCCTTCAAGTCCATCTTCAGGACCTCTTTAAAAGAATCGCGGACATCCTCGGAAGAGATCGGCATACCGAATTCGATCCGGTCCGCACCCAGATAGTCCAGCTCCACAGCCAGTTTAATCCTTTCGTCGGGTTTGAAGACTACATCCGGTGTCTGCTCCCCATCCCTCAGGGTGACGTCGTGGATCAGCACCTTTTTGGCGACCCTGGACCGGTCATAGGCCTCCGGTACAAAGTTCATCGGCGAAAGCCAGTAAGTATTTTTTTTAAAATAGGGAACATTTTCCAAAGGATATCCCTCATAATTCCAGTCCATCATAAAACCTCCTTGTTTTAAGTAAAAATAAAGTTGCAAGTTGCAAGATACAAGTTTCAAGCATAAAAAACCGCCTGATGGCTATGGACAATAGGCAATGGGCTATGGGCTATAGGCTAAGGTTTACCGTGTACGGTTTTCCTTAAACCTTAAACCTTGGACCTTATACCTTGAACCTTTATTCATCCCCAATAACCCAGACATGCACTTCACCCGGTCCATGGACCTCCCGGGTCAATACCCCTTCGATGTCGCCTGTCTGACTCGGGCCGCTGATCAGGGTGATGCAGACCGGGACAGGGGCCGTCGCTGCATTCAGCTTCTGGCACAGGTCAGTGAGGCGGGACAGAATCTTCGATCGGGGAAGAAAAAACCCGACGGCCGGGGGCAGGCTGGAGACATCCCGCCGGCGATCTCCACCGGTCTCGATCACCAGGGTGCCTGTCTCCGCCAGAGCCCACTGGGCCTCATCAAGACCGAAAGCGGCTGTGGCCGCATTATCGGTCCAATAGTCTTTCAAACCCTCCCACCAAAGGACCCGAATGGCCGCCACACCAGTCCAGCCCATTTCCGATACGAGCCTCTGCACACCTTTCCTGGCCTCTTCCCGGGTTTCCACCTGATGGACCGTTACACCGATGTCAGTGGCCTGTTGTCTGAAAACCCGGGTGCGCTCCTCAAGGTCCTCGAAAAAGAGATGGGAAGGCGGCTGCCACCGCGGGAGCGGTAAGGGCGGGGAATTTGTCCGCCCCAGGGATTCACGGACCTTTCTCAAAAATTCGGCACGTTCCATCAACTATCCTTTTTCGTTCCGGCCGGAGGCTTTTCTACCCTCTTCTTCCCACCAGTCATGAAAGCTCTGTTTTGGCGGTGCTGGCAGATTGCGGCTGGCTGACCACTTCTTCAACAGGCCGGGGCCTTTGACGATCTGGCCCTCTTTCGCCCAAAAACGGAGTACCGCCTTGACCAGCCTCAATGCCTTATTGTAAAACCAGGGGTGTCCCATCACCGTCCCAAAGATTTGAAAAGCCAATTTTTCTGACTCCGGCCTGGCCCCTTTTTGAACAAGGTCCTGCCGTAGATCAGCCAAAAAATCGGTCAGCGGAATCCGGGCCGGACAGACCTCCTGGCAGGCCCCGCAGAGACTTGATGCGAAAGGAAGTTCCGGCCACTTCTCCAGGCCTTCGATAAGGGGGGTTAAAACCGCGCCGATGGGGCCCATGTAAACCGATCCATAAGCGTGGCCCCCGATCTGACGGTATACGGGACAAACGTTTAAACAGGTGGCACACCGGATGCAGTGAAGCACCGGCTGATACCGGGTGCCGAGAAGGCGGGAGCGGCCGTTATCGACGATCACGACATGAAGCTCCTCTGGCCCATCCTGGTCCTCAGCCCTTTTCGGACCCGTAATGGCCGTAACATAAGCGGTGCTGTCCTGGCCGGTGGCCGACCGGGGCAGGACACTCAACAAGACATCGAAACTTTCCCAGTCGGGGACAAGCCTTTCCATACCCATGATGACGACGTGGGTCCTGGGCAGGCCGCTGCTCAACCGGCCGTTTCCTTCATTGGTAACCAAAACCACCGTACCCGTTGAGGCCACACCGAAATTGGCTCCGGTGATTCCCATATCGGCGGCCAGAAATTTCTTGCGCAATTGGGTCCGGGCAAAGCGGGTCAACTCCCGGGCATCGGAGCCGACCGGCTGACCGGAGACCCTGGAAAAAAGGTCGCGAATCTGCTCCCGGTTCTTATGAATGGCCGGGCCGAGGATATGAAAGGGTCGGTCACCGGCCAATTGGATGATGTATTCTCCCAGGTCCGTTTCCACGGTTTCAACCTGGTCCTGCTCCAGGGCTTCATTGAGGCCTATTTCCTCAGAGACCATGGACTTGCCTTTGACGACCCGTTTTACCCCTTTCTGTCTGGCTAACTGCACGACATATTCAGTCGCCTCGCCGGCTGTGGCGGCGAAAAATATCCTGGCCCCTTTTCCCTCGGCCTTGGCGGCGAATTGTTCCAGGTAATGGTCCAGGTGACTTACGGTGTGGGCCCGGATGGCTTCCGTCCGGTCGCGCCATTCTTCCCAGGCGGGAAACCTGGTCGTGGCTATCCTCCTTCGATCCCGCATCCCATCCTGGGCCCGGCGCAAGGCTTGCCGCTGGAAATCCCGGCCCAGGGCAGTTTCCACTCTCTGATCAAAAGGACCCATCAGCTTATCGTCCATGGGGCAACCATCCCTCATCCAGGAGCTGGGCCAGGTGCATGACGCGAACCGGATGGGCCTCCCTCTGAAGGCGGCCGCCGATGTTCATCAGGCAGCTCATGTCCAGGCTGAC encodes:
- a CDS encoding LUD domain-containing protein, whose translation is MERAEFLRKVRESLGRTNSPPLPLPRWQPPSHLFFEDLEERTRVFRQQATDIGVTVHQVETREEARKGVQRLVSEMGWTGVAAIRVLWWEGLKDYWTDNAATAAFGLDEAQWALAETGTLVIETGGDRRRDVSSLPPAVGFFLPRSKILSRLTDLCQKLNAATAPVPVCITLISGPSQTGDIEGVLTREVHGPGEVHVWVIGDE
- a CDS encoding iron-sulfur cluster-binding protein is translated as MGPFDQRVETALGRDFQRQALRRAQDGMRDRRRIATTRFPAWEEWRDRTEAIRAHTVSHLDHYLEQFAAKAEGKGARIFFAATAGEATEYVVQLARQKGVKRVVKGKSMVSEEIGLNEALEQDQVETVETDLGEYIIQLAGDRPFHILGPAIHKNREQIRDLFSRVSGQPVGSDARELTRFARTQLRKKFLAADMGITGANFGVASTGTVVLVTNEGNGRLSSGLPRTHVVIMGMERLVPDWESFDVLLSVLPRSATGQDSTAYVTAITGPKRAEDQDGPEELHVVIVDNGRSRLLGTRYQPVLHCIRCATCLNVCPVYRQIGGHAYGSVYMGPIGAVLTPLIEGLEKWPELPFASSLCGACQEVCPARIPLTDFLADLRQDLVQKGARPESEKLAFQIFGTVMGHPWFYNKALRLVKAVLRFWAKEGQIVKGPGLLKKWSASRNLPAPPKQSFHDWWEEEGRKASGRNEKG
- a CDS encoding amino acid ABC transporter substrate-binding protein — its product is MKKRRLIAGLMSICICFLMLAGLSFPAAAQPKGKPIRLGGSMSITGPLADNAKWVKRGYEYWAERVNKSGGLLGRPVELIIYDDEGKPDKAVQLLEKVITVDKVDLLLGGYGGASVAAQMPVAERYGMVYVSMGGHMASFSQGFKYSFSATPMMGEWLGEAFYRFLESLPVADRPKSVAYIKLNNPIGRAGQAVDRKWAEKLGMKIVVDEFYDPPLSSADALITKAKERNAELLYCTQFFPDAILTVRSAKALGYNPKFFQQSIAATSPAWTKLLGPDANYVYQGVIITNTLPYPGIVELNKLVKEKWGEPDAPEYFLFGYSWPETLQRGVEGAKSLKQDAIRDYLRTHEISILSGKFKFDERGLPAPYSYVVQVLNGQTQVVYPSSGKSKAVYPKPAWGK
- a CDS encoding uroporphyrinogen decarboxylase, giving the protein MGKTWAEMSAAEKRESRFQTWLSAEDVRFQSPEAETQYKAAVKRFIDVVQMEKTPDRVPVHVFGTFMPAHLYGVTPYEAMYDTDKLISANKRFLIDYQPDYLASPVAIGSGRILEILDYKQYKWPGHGVPETSGYQYAEGEYMRVEDYETLIDDPSNFWARTLIPRALGALEPLKNIPSFTDLWEIIGVSIHMIPFGTPPVQQALKALMEAGDEAMTWIQKVSAFEAEAKAMGFPSCMGGATKAPFDLVADTLRGTRGMMLDMYRKPDRVLKAVEKLTPLAIKQGVNAASASGNPVIFIPLHKGADGFMSDAQFAKFYWPSLKALILGLASEGCVPYLFAEGSYGKRLNYLKELPKGSCFWIFDRTDMATVKETIGDRLCIGGNVPSGMILTGTSDQVKAYCQELIDVAGRGGGYIMAFGTVMDEGKAETVHAMIDFTREYGVYK